One part of the Brachyspira sp. SAP_772 genome encodes these proteins:
- a CDS encoding metal ABC transporter solute-binding protein, Zn/Mn family, with amino-acid sequence MKNVFYLLLILVSLISCSNNNNNNQNATDKLQVYASIYPIYDFAKKIGGEKIDIYNITSAGSEPHDFELTSKDMANLSKANLFIYNGASMEHWADTVKETIKDLKYLEASSNINNEELDPHFWLSPKKAKVQMENIKNALIELDSKNADYYNSNYNLYANKLDELDKSFRDNLQNIKNTNLVVTHPAFGHFCKEYNLNQVAIARDEADAKAMAETINFIKNNNIKTIFYEDFSSSKLVDSIAKETGVKVSSLNPIESLSEEYIESGEDYFSIMQKNLEAITNGLNN; translated from the coding sequence ATGAAAAATGTTTTTTATTTATTACTAATATTAGTTTCTTTAATTTCTTGCAGCAATAACAATAATAATAATCAAAACGCAACTGACAAACTTCAAGTATATGCAAGTATATATCCTATTTATGATTTTGCTAAAAAAATTGGCGGAGAGAAAATAGATATTTATAATATTACTTCAGCAGGTTCTGAGCCTCATGACTTTGAACTTACATCAAAAGATATGGCTAATTTAAGTAAGGCTAATTTATTTATATATAATGGTGCTTCAATGGAGCATTGGGCAGATACTGTAAAAGAGACAATAAAAGATTTAAAATATTTAGAGGCTTCTTCAAATATAAACAATGAAGAGTTAGACCCTCATTTTTGGCTTTCTCCTAAAAAGGCAAAAGTTCAAATGGAAAATATAAAGAATGCGTTAATAGAATTAGACAGTAAAAATGCTGATTATTATAATTCTAATTACAATTTATATGCAAATAAATTGGATGAACTTGATAAGAGTTTTAGAGATAATTTACAAAATATAAAAAATACTAATTTGGTTGTAACTCACCCTGCATTCGGACATTTTTGCAAAGAATATAATCTTAATCAAGTAGCAATAGCAAGAGATGAGGCAGATGCTAAAGCTATGGCTGAAACAATTAATTTTATAAAAAACAATAATATTAAAACTATATTTTATGAAGACTTCTCAAGTTCTAAACTTGTAGATTCTATTGCAAAAGAAACAGGAGTAAAAGTAAGTTCATTAAACCCAATAGAGTCTTTAAGCGAAGAATATATTGAATCTGGAGAGGATTATTTTTCTATAATGCAAAAAAATCTCGAAGCTATAACAAATGGTCTTAATAATTAA
- a CDS encoding flavin reductase, translating to MNTFALTKLSYGMYILTTMDGDKPVGCTINTSTQITSTPTTIMISVNKNNYTNECIKKSGKFALSVLSEKSDPALIGGFGFRSSKDCNKFENVNYEMKEGLPVIKDTNAYFVCKVVNSFDVFTHTLFIGELVDADIFDNNTNSMTYSYYHTVIKGKTPPNASTANAYENKTEKKEETEKPKAIYRCKTCGFEYKGSVPFEELPSDWKCPLCGEPKSNFEKVE from the coding sequence ATGAATACATTTGCATTAACAAAATTATCTTATGGAATGTATATTTTAACTACAATGGACGGTGATAAACCAGTAGGCTGTACTATAAACACCTCCACACAAATAACATCAACTCCAACTACAATTATGATTAGTGTAAACAAAAATAATTATACCAATGAATGTATCAAAAAAAGCGGTAAATTTGCTTTATCAGTTCTTTCAGAAAAAAGCGACCCTGCTTTAATAGGCGGTTTTGGTTTTAGAAGCTCAAAAGATTGTAATAAATTTGAAAATGTTAATTATGAAATGAAAGAAGGTCTTCCCGTTATAAAAGATACCAATGCTTATTTTGTATGTAAAGTGGTAAACAGTTTTGATGTATTTACTCATACTTTATTTATAGGTGAATTGGTAGATGCTGATATATTTGATAATAACACTAACTCTATGACTTATTCTTATTATCATACAGTAATAAAAGGCAAAACTCCTCCTAATGCCTCTACTGCTAATGCATACGAAAACAAAACAGAAAAAAAGGAAGAAACAGAAAAGCCTAAAGCAATTTATAGATGTAAAACTTGCGGATTTGAATATAAGGGAAGTGTGCCATTTGAAGAACTTCCTAGTGATTGGAAATGCCCATTATGTGGAGAGCCTAAGAGCAATTTTGAAAAGGTAGAATAA
- a CDS encoding prephenate dehydrogenase, whose product MINIAVIGLGLMGGSLVKALNGYNIWALDTNKEAIDNALEDKYIQKGSYDYSNIEEMFSWSNIIMICTLPSIALDIINKYSSFITDDKILSDFCGVKTDIFNAVKNKKYVSLHTMAGKEKGGYNNSSESLFKNSNAIIIANDNASKEDIKKIEDLALNIGCKNVIVSTEKEHDKMIAFTSQLMHIIACSIVNHKDFLASLGFEGNSLGDHTRVGTIDANMWSELFARNSHYLSLSLGEYIKRLEDFQNALQNNDREKLRELMLSSNSIKEEWNNFKSK is encoded by the coding sequence ATGATTAATATTGCAGTTATTGGTTTGGGTTTAATGGGAGGTTCTTTAGTTAAGGCTTTAAATGGTTATAATATATGGGCTTTGGATACTAATAAAGAAGCTATAGACAACGCTTTGGAAGATAAATATATACAAAAAGGAAGTTATGATTATTCAAATATAGAAGAGATGTTTTCGTGGTCTAATATAATTATGATATGCACTTTGCCTTCTATAGCTTTGGATATTATAAACAAATATTCTTCATTTATAACAGATGATAAGATACTGTCAGATTTTTGCGGAGTTAAGACTGATATATTTAATGCTGTAAAAAACAAAAAATATGTATCGCTTCACACTATGGCCGGTAAAGAAAAGGGAGGATATAATAACTCAAGTGAATCATTATTTAAAAACTCTAATGCCATAATAATCGCTAATGATAATGCAAGTAAAGAAGACATAAAAAAAATAGAAGATTTAGCTTTAAATATAGGCTGTAAAAATGTAATTGTATCAACAGAAAAAGAACATGATAAAATGATAGCTTTTACTAGTCAGCTTATGCATATAATAGCTTGTTCTATAGTTAATCACAAAGATTTTTTAGCTTCACTTGGTTTTGAAGGAAATAGTTTAGGCGATCACACAAGGGTAGGAACAATAGATGCCAATATGTGGAGTGAACTTTTTGCAAGAAACTCTCATTATTTATCTTTATCTTTGGGAGAGTATATAAAAAGGCTAGAAGATTTTCAAAATGCATTACAGAATAATGACAGAGAAAAACTTAGAGAATTAATGTTAAGCTCTAATAGCATAAAAGAGGAATGGAACAATTTTAAAAGCAAGTGA
- a CDS encoding NYN domain-containing protein: MKRIGVYIDLENIAHLNFNVNFKLILEDIIKFYRSNLKDKDIYYSIKKAYGDNKSIKLYEKELRDLHIDIIHSVHINKAKNMSDMISSIDAFEDFVFNKNIDIIVFVSRDVDYTIVMERVKRHGAITAIVTTITNANRDIFKNVSNKIFKIEKYKSKESDKNNLLDEYSLQYLKFFYNRIIEVYNKTESKKFSISDICNRVNMDFKLEQGESAIEKTYFKKIKKLFKYLIENDIEIKVDRDYFSIDDIEKLHYFFRSLD, encoded by the coding sequence ATGAAAAGAATTGGTGTTTATATAGATTTAGAAAATATTGCTCATTTAAACTTTAATGTTAATTTTAAATTGATACTTGAAGATATAATTAAATTTTATAGAAGCAATTTAAAAGACAAAGATATTTATTATTCAATAAAAAAAGCCTATGGAGATAATAAATCTATAAAGCTATACGAAAAAGAACTTAGAGATTTGCATATAGATATAATACATTCTGTGCATATAAATAAAGCAAAAAACATGTCTGATATGATTTCTTCTATAGATGCTTTTGAAGATTTTGTATTTAATAAAAATATAGATATAATAGTATTTGTAAGCAGAGATGTTGATTATACTATTGTAATGGAGAGGGTAAAAAGGCACGGTGCTATAACTGCTATAGTTACAACTATTACTAATGCTAATAGAGATATTTTTAAAAATGTTTCTAATAAGATTTTTAAAATAGAAAAATATAAATCAAAAGAAAGTGATAAAAATAATTTATTAGACGAATATAGTTTACAATATTTAAAGTTTTTTTATAATAGAATTATTGAAGTTTATAATAAAACAGAAAGTAAAAAATTTTCTATATCCGATATATGTAATAGAGTAAATATGGATTTTAAGCTAGAGCAAGGGGAAAGTGCCATAGAAAAGACTTATTTTAAAAAGATAAAAAAGTTATTTAAATATTTAATAGAAAATGATATAGAAATAAAAGTCGATAGAGATTATTTTAGTATAGATGATATAGAAAAGCTTCATTATTTTTTTAGAAGTTTAGATTGA
- a CDS encoding glycosyltransferase family 2 protein, whose translation MISVIIPVYNVEKYLRDCLNSVISQTYKDLEIICINDGSKDNSLSILEEYSKKDKRIIIINKENAGVSAARNDGIEKSTGEYLFCLDSDDYIDRDFLEVFYNNAKKNNSDLVILSNFWGLDKRATTKYHSALPTCSMFIKTSILKENNNLRYPLNVQPGEDGIFSHELLMYTKNISYEYNTHYHYIKREGQDSSKAVKEPKILLNAIKQWFDILDEFYTKYNFWQTKSLSFAKFVEQEAFLAFRTKNFTADDERKVFDMFKNILKKIMVNVNKEDYECFSKEFICLIESNTIKEYYSIIKYKYNYIRFTIFKQNVSIRYRENRYKLYKNDNI comes from the coding sequence ATGATTAGTGTAATTATACCAGTATACAATGTAGAAAAATATTTAAGAGATTGTTTGAATAGTGTAATAAGTCAAACATATAAAGATTTAGAAATAATATGCATAAATGACGGCTCTAAAGACAATTCGCTTTCTATACTCGAAGAATATTCAAAAAAAGACAAAAGAATTATAATAATAAATAAAGAAAATGCTGGAGTTTCTGCTGCAAGAAATGACGGTATAGAAAAATCAACAGGTGAATATTTATTTTGTTTAGACAGTGATGATTATATAGATAGAGATTTTTTGGAAGTGTTTTATAATAATGCTAAAAAAAACAATAGTGATTTAGTTATACTTAGTAATTTTTGGGGGCTTGATAAAAGAGCTACAACAAAATATCATTCAGCACTTCCTACCTGTTCTATGTTTATAAAAACAAGCATTCTAAAAGAAAATAATAATTTAAGATATCCTCTAAATGTTCAGCCCGGAGAAGACGGCATATTCTCTCATGAACTTTTAATGTACACAAAAAATATAAGCTATGAATATAATACTCATTATCACTATATAAAAAGAGAAGGTCAAGATTCATCAAAGGCAGTAAAAGAACCAAAAATATTATTAAATGCTATAAAACAATGGTTTGATATTTTAGATGAGTTTTATACTAAATATAATTTTTGGCAGACAAAATCATTGTCTTTTGCTAAGTTTGTAGAGCAAGAGGCTTTCTTAGCTTTTAGGACAAAAAACTTTACTGCCGATGATGAAAGAAAAGTTTTTGATATGTTTAAAAATATATTAAAAAAAATAATGGTCAATGTCAATAAAGAGGATTATGAATGCTTTTCTAAAGAGTTTATATGTTTAATAGAATCTAATACAATTAAAGAATACTACTCTATTATAAAATATAAATACAATTACATAAGATTTACAATATTTAAGCAAAATGTTTCTATTAGGTACAGAGAAAACAGATATAAATTGTATAAAAATGATAATATTTAA